GGCTTCTACGCCTACGAGGACACCCGGACGCCGTTCTACAACACGGTCATTGTCGCCGCCGTGAACGCGGCCGCCTCGGCCCTCTGCTACGTCCTCCTGCCCGCGCAGTGGGCCGTCGTCGGCATGGCCGCCTCCTACGGACTCGCCTACGCGGTCGGCGTCGGCATCGCGTGGCGCCGCCTGCGCAACCGCCTCGGCGGCGACCTAGACGGCACGCATGTGATGCGGACCTACGCGCGGCTCTGCATGGCCTCCGTACCTGCGGCGATCGTCGCCGGCGCCGTCGGCTTCGGACTGCTGAAGCTCCTGGGCGAAGGCGCCCTGGGCTCGCTCGTCGCCCTGTTCGTAGGCGGAGCAGTCCTCCTGGGAGTCTTCTTCGTCGCGGCCAAGCGCATGCGGATCGCGGAGCTGAACACCCTGGTCGGCATGGTGCGCGGACGTCTGGGACGCTGATTCGATGTCCCCGCACAACCATCGGCGGGGACCGCGTGTCGTGCATAGCGTCGGACTGTGGGCACAATTGGCATGGCTGTTGGATGTGGCGCAACGGATGGGGAGGCAGGACGACGGTGGCGGAACGTAGCACGGCTGCCGTCGACGTGGCCGACAACAGCGGTGACGACCCGCTGACCGCCAAGGCGGACAAGGCCGCGACCGACGGGGTGGCGGAAACGCAGAAGACGGCGGCGACGACCGCCGAGGCCACGGAGAACAAGGCGGTCGAACGAAAGAGCGGCGAACAGCCCTCCATCACGGCACCGGAACTGCACAGCGGCCACAAGCTGGCCAGACGATACCGGCTGGAGGAGTGCGTCACCCGTCTGGACGGGTTCAGCAGCTGGCGTGCCGTCGACGAGAAGCTGCGGCGTGCCGTCGGAGTCCACCTCCTGCCGGCCGATCACCCCCGGGCCCGCTCCGTCCTGGCCGCGGCCCGTTCGGCGGCGCTGCTCGGCGACCCCCGGTTCGTCCAAGTCCTCGATGCCGTCGAGGAGAACGACCTCGTGTACGTCGTGCACGAGTGGCTGCCCGACTCCACCGAGCTCACCGCGCTGCTCGCGACCGGCCCGATGGAGGCGCACGACGCCTACCAGCTCGTCAGCCAGGTCTCACAGGCCATGGCCGCCGCTCACCGCGAGGCCCTCGCGCACCTCCGGCTCACCCCGAGCGCCGTCCTGCGCAGCTCCACCGGCCAGTACCGGATCCGTGGTCTCGCCGTGAACGCGGCTCTGCGCGGCATCACCGCCGAGCGCCCGCAGCGCACCGACACCGAGGCGATCGGTGCCCTGCTGTACGCGGCGCTCACTCAGCGCTGGCCGTACGACAGCGACGCCTATGGGCTCTCGGGCCTCCCCAAGGGCGTGGGGCTCCTCCCGCCCGACCAGGTCCGGGCGGGGGTCCACCGCGGCCTCTCCGAGATCGCCATGCGCGCCCTCGCCAACGACGGGGCCACCGCGTCCCGCCAGGAGCCGCCCTGCACGACGCCGGACGAGCTCGCCAAGGCCGTGGCCGCGATGCCCCGCGTCAAGCCGCCGGAGCCGACGTTCCCCACCCCGCCCGACTACCAGCGCACGACGTACCAGCAGGGCACCTACGGACGCCCCCAGGCACGTCCCGCCGCCACCCAGCCGGTCATGGTGCCGCCGGCCCCGCTCCAGAGCCGCACGGGCACGGCCTTGAAGTGGGCCGTCTCGGCCCTGCTGATCGCCGCCCTGGGCCTGGGCAGCTGGCAGATCGCCGACCGGCTCCTCGACCAGGAGCCGACCACCAAGACGCCGGTCACCTCCCCCACGGTCGACGAGAAGCCCAAGCCGCCCAAGCCGATCTCCATCGTGTCCGCCCAGGACTTCGATCCGCCCCCGCAGGGCAACGGCACGGAGAACCCCCAGGCCATACAGCTCGCCTACGACGGCGACCCCAACACCTACTGGCACACCGTGAACTACCGCGGTGTCGGCTTCGCCAACCTGAAGTCGGGCGTGGGTATGGTCCTCGATCTGGGCACGGCCCAGAAGATCAGCTCGGTCGACCTGTCGTTCCTGGGCAGCACCTCGGTGGAGCTCCACACCGCGCCCTCCGACGCCTCTTCGGCACCGTCCACACTCGACGGGTTCACGACGCAGGCATCCGGCATCGGCAGCAACGTGACCCTGAAGCCCACCGAGGCGGTCACGACCCGCTACGTTCTGGTCTGGCTGACGGAACTCCCCGCCAACGACGGGGGCTACCGCGGCAAGCTGGCCGAGATCAAGATCTTGGGCTGACCACCGCACGGGGAGGGGCTCACCGTTGGACGCTCCGATAGACGAGACCACAGGCGATCAGGAGCTCTTGGCGCGCCATGTCGCCGGAGACCCGGACGCCTTCAGTGAGCTCGTGCGGCGTCACCGCGACCGGCTGTGGGCGGTGGCCCTGCGCACCCTGGGGGACCGCGAGGAGGCCGCCGACGCCCTCCAGGACGCCCTGCTGTCCGCCTTCCGGGCCGCCCATACCTTCCGGGGCCAGTCGGCCGTCACGACCTGGCTCCACCGCATCACGGTGAACGCCTGCCTCGACCGGCTCCGCAAGACCGCCTCCCGCAGAACCTCACCCGTCGACGACACCGACCGCTTCGAGCAGCTCCTCGACCCCCACGAGTCAGCCGAGGCCCCCATGGAGCGCCAGGATCTGCACCGGCAGCTCCTGGCGGCCCTCGCACAGATCCCCGAGGACCAGCGCGCCGCACTCGTCCTCGTCGACATGCAGGGATACCCGGTCGCGGAGGCGGCACGTATCCTCGGCGTTCCCACCGGAACCGTGAAAAGCCGTTGCGCGCGGGGACGGTCTCGCCTCCTCCCGATGGTCACTCATCTGCGCGCCGACACAGTGGGTAACGAGGCCGTCGAAGGGGGAAGGAACCGGACGCCGGGGACATCCGTCCCACCGGTGCCGGGGCCGACGGACACCGGACCGACAGATCCAGCTGCTGTGAAGGGCGGAGGTGGGCGCGCGTGACTTCCACGACCGGCAAGGCCGACACGACACAGCACCCGGACGTCTCGGAGATCTCCGATCTCACCGAGGGACTCCTGTCACCGAGCCGCTCCGCGGCCGTACGCCGCCATCTGGACGGCTGTCCCCTCTGCGCCGACGTCAGGACCTCCCTGGAGGAAATCCGGGGCCTCCTGGGCACGCTGCCCGGGCCGCCCCGGATGCCCGCCGAGATCGCCGGCCGGATCGACGCCGCGCTCGCCGCCGAAGCCCTTCTCCAGGCCACCGCGCCGGACAGCGACAGCCCCGTTTCACGTGAAACATCGCGTCCCCGCACCGAGCCGGTCCCCTCCGGCGCGCCTTCCCCCGCGGAACGCCCTGCGGGCCGCCCCAAGGCGGCCACTGGCCCCGGTCGCCCCGGAAAGCCTCGGCGGCGCCGGATCGCGCTCGTCTCCACACTCGGCGCCGCCTTCGCCGCCGCCGTCCTCGGCATGAGCCTCTTCCTCAGCCAGGGCGGTGGACCGACCGCCGGGAGCACGCAGGGCGCCAAGCTGGCAGACGCCAGCGCCGTGGCCCCCTTCTCCGGGACCCCCGTCGAGGAACGCGTCCACACGCTCCTGGGCGAGGAAGCCGGCGTGGCCAAGACGCCTCAGGGAGTCGGCCCCGAATCGATGTCCGCCGAGAGTGCCACGACCGCCAGCCCCCAGCGGAACCGGGACAGCGCCGTCCCCGCCTGCGTCCTGGCCGGCACCGGCCGTACCGACGCCGTGCTCGCCCATGAGCGGGGCGAGTACCAGGGGACGCCCGCCTATCTCCTCGTTCTGACGGACCCCGCGGACAGCACCCGCGTCCAGGCCTTCGTCCTCGACGCCTCCTGCGCCGAACGGTCCACAAGCACCGGAAGCCCTGCGGCCGATCTCCTGCTCAGCGAGACGTATCCACGCTCCTGATCTCGCTCTGTGCCTCGGCCACGTGCCGCGCGGCAATCTCGGGAATGCATGCCCCGTAGGATCCGTTGGGTGGGGTGAGAGTGACCGAGACAACCGCCCCCGTAGGCAGTGGCAGTCTGCAGAGACGAGGAAGTAACCCGTGAGCGACGTCCGTAACGTGATCATCATCGGCTCCGGGCCCGCGGGCTACACCGCAGCGCTCTACACGGCCCGAGCGTCGCTGAACCCGCTGGTCTTCGAGGGCGCCGTCACCGCCGGTGGCGCGCTGATGAACACGACCGAGGTCGAGAACTTCCCCGGATTCCGTGACGGCATCATGGGCCCGGACCTGATGGACAACATGCGGGCCCAGGCCGAGCGCTTCGGCGCCGAGCTGGTCCCCGACGACGTCATCGCCGTGGACCTGACCGGCGACATCAAGACCGTCACCGACACCGCCGGCACCGTGCACCGCGCGAAGGCCGTCATCGTCACCACAGGCTCCCAGCACCGCAAGCTCGGCCTCCCCAACGAGGACGCGCTCTCCGGCCGCGGTGTCTCCTGGTGCGCCACCTGCGACGGGTTCTTCTTCAAGGACCACGACATCGCCGTCGTCGGCGGCGGTGACACCGCGATCGAGGAGGCCACCTTCCTCTCGCGCTTCGCCAAGTCCGTCACGATCGTCCACCGCCGCGACACCCTGCGTGCCTCCAAGGCCATGCAGGAGCGCGCCTTCGCCGACCCGAAGATCTCGTTCGCCTGGGACAGCGAGGTCACCGAGATCCACGGCGAGCAGAAGCTCAGCGGTCTGACCCTGCGCGACACGAAGACGGGCGCGACCCGCCAGCTGCCCGTCACCGGCCTCTTCATCGCCGTGGGCCACGACCCGCGGACCGAGCTCTTCAAGGGCCAGCTGGAGCTGGACGACGAGGGTTACCTGAAGGTGGCCGCGCCGTCGACCCGCACGAACCTCACGGGCGTCTTCGGTGCGGGCGACGTCGTCGACCACACCTACCGTCAGGCCATCACGGCCGCCGGTACCGGCTGCTCCGCCGCGCTCGACGCCGAGCGCTTCCTGGCCGCCCTCGCCGACAGCGAGAAGCTGGCCGAGACCCCCGCGGTCTGACCCTCGTCCTTCCTGACTCCACACCCCGCGAAAACAAGGAGGCCGCCGTGGCCCTGAAGACTGTGACCGACGCTTCCTTCGAAGAGGACGTCCTCAAGAGCGACAAGCCCGTCCTGGTGGACTTCTGGGCGGCGTGGTGCGGCCCGTGCCGCCAGATCGCCCCGTCGCTGGAGGCAATCGCCAAGGAGCACGGCGAGCAGATCGAGATCGTGAAGCTCAACATCGACGAGAACCCGGGCACGGCCGCCAAGTACGGCGTCATGTCCATCCCGACGCTGAACGTCTACCAGGGTGGCGAGGTCGTGAAGACGATCGTCGGCGCCAAGCCGAAGGCCGCCATCGAGCGCGACCTGGCGCCGTTCCTCGAGTCCTCGAACGGCTGACACGCTCTCTGTTTCACGTGAAACATGAAGCGTGAAACACGAACGGCCCGCCCCTCAAGGGGCGGGCCGTTCTCATGCCCCGGTACTAGAGCGGCCGCAGAGCGGGCTCTTTCTGTACGGCGCCGAGCAGCCGGTCCAGAGCCATCTCGACGTCCTCCTTCCAGGAGAGCGTCGTCCGGAGCTCCAGCCTCATCCGGGGAAAGGCGTGATGTGGCCGGACCGTCTTGAAGCCCACGGCCAGGAGGTGCTCGGCCGGCAGCACACAGGCCGGTTCCTTCCACCGGGCATCGCCGAACGCCTCGATCGCCTTGAATCCCCGCCTCATCACGTCCTTCGCCACGGTCTGCACGACCATCCGGCCCAGCCCCTGGCCCTGGTACTGCGGCATGATCCAGGCCGTCATCAGCTGGACGGAGTCAGCCGCCACCGGGCTGGTCGGGAAGGCCGTCGACCGCGGCACATAGGCCGGGGGAGCGTAGAGGACATAGCCGACGGGCACGTCGTCCACGTAGACCACCCGCCCGCAGGAACCCCACTCCAGGAGGACCGCCGAGATCCAGGCTTCCTTCTCCGCCTCCGGACGCCCCGCCTTCACGGCAGCCTCTCCACTCACCGGGTCGAGCTCCCAGAAGACACAGGAGCGACATCGCCGGGGAAGATCCGGAAGGTTGTCCAGCGTGAGCGGTACGAGCCGACGCCCCACGGTTTCCCCTCGCTTCCCTCGCCCTTGAGCACGGATACGCTTCTCAGAATCGTATCGACCGGGCGATCAGGGGGACACCGCTCGCAGGCAAAGGGCGGGTCGGGCTCCGGTGAAGACCGGAACCCGACCCGCCCTGGGCAGCCTCAGCGCAGCGGCAGCGTCAGCCCTGCTCGCTCTGCTCGGTGTTCTTGTGGTCCATGACCTTCCCTTCGCCGGGCGCGAGGGTCGAGAGGATCCGGTCCAGATCGTCTATCGAGGCGAACTCGACGACGATCTTTCCCTTCTTCTGCCCCAGGTCGACCTTCACCCGGGTCTCGAAGCGGTCCGAGAGCCGGGACGCGAGATCGGTGAGTGCGGGAGAGACACGCCCCCCGGCGCGGGGGCCCTTCGGCTTGACCGCGGCGGGCTCCTCGGAGCCCATGAGGCTCACGATTTCCTCGACGGTACGCACGGAGAGACCCTCGGCGACGATCCGGTAGGCCAGCTGGTCCTGGGCCTCCGAGTCCTCCACGCCGAGCAGGGCTCGCGCGTGACCGGCGGAGAGCACCCCGGCGGCGACCCGCCGCTGCACCGGCGGTGAGAGACGCAGCAGACGCAGCGTGTTGGAGATCTGCGGGCGGGAACGCCCGATCCGCTCCGCGAGCTGATCATGGGTGCAGCCGAAGTCCTTGAGCAGCTGCTCGTAGGCGTGAGCCTCTTCGATCGCGTTCAGCTGGGCCCGGTGGAGGTTCTCCAGGAGGGCGTCCAGGAGCATCTTCTCGTCGTCGGTGTCCCGGACGATCGCCGGGATCCGTTCAAGGCCGGCCAGCTTCGATGCCCGCAGACGACGCTCACCCATGACGAGCTCGTAGCGCTCGTCATCGACCTTGCGCACCACCACGGGCTGGAGCAGGCCGACCTCCTTGATGGAGACGACCAGCTCCGCCAGCGCGTCCTCGTCGAAGACCTCGCGCGGCTGGTGCCGGTTGGGAACGATGGCTTCGACCGGAAGCTCGGTGAAGTAGGCCCCACCCTGAATCTCCGGCAGAACCACCTCCTCGGCCTCGCTCCACGACGCCGACGCGTCGGGGGACGGGCTGCTGTGCGGAAGCGTCGCCAGCTTCGCCGCGGCCACGCCCCGCTCCGCGGACAGCCCGGAGGCGACGCCGGGGGAGGTCGCGCCCACCCCGATACCGACCGCCGGAACCTTCTGTTCCTGGGGAGCGGCGGGGATCAGCGCACCGAGCCCACGTCCCAATCCCCTAGGTCGCTTGCTCACTGGATCCCCTCCGACATGCTGCGCTGGTTGTTCTGGTGCCCTGTATGGGCGTGCTGCGGGTCGTAGTGCAGGGCAGCACCCCGCAGGGCGATCTCGCGGGCGGCTTCCAGATACGACAGGGCACCGCTGGAGCCCGGGTCGTACGTGAGAACCGTCTGGCCGTAACTCGGTGCCTCCGAGATACGGACGGACCTCGGAATGCTGGTCCGCAGCACCTCCTCGGCGAAGTGGGTGCGCACCTCGTCGGCGACCTGGGAGGCGAGCCTCGTCCGGCCGTCGTACATGGTGAGCAGGATCGTCGAGACGTGGAGCTCGGGGTTCAGATGGCCCCGGACCAGCTCGACGTTCCGCAGGAGCTGGCCGAGCCCTTCCAGCGCGTAGTACTCGCACTGGATCGGAATCAGCACCTCGGCCCCCGCCACCATGGCGTTGACCGTGAGCAGGCCGAGTGAGGGCGGGCAGTCGATGAGGATGTAGTCGAGCGGCTGCTCGTAGGCCTGGATCGCCCGCTGCAGACGGCTCTCACGCGCCACCAGCGACACGAGCTCGATCTCCGCACCGGCGAGATCGATGGTGGCGGGGGCACAGAAGAGGCCCTCGACGTCCAGGACCGGCTGCACCACCTCGGACAGCGGACGGCTGTCCACCAGCACGTCGTAGATCGAGGGGACCTCGGCGTGGTGGTCGATGCCGAGCGCCGTGGAAGCGTTGCCCTGCGGGTCCAGGTCGATGACCAGGACCCGGGCACCGTGCAGGGCTAGGGAGGCGGCAAGGTTGACCGTCGTGGTCGTCTTGCCCACGCCGCCCTTCTGATTGGCGACCACCATCACGCGCGTCTGGGCCGGTCGGGGAAGTCCCTCACCGGCACGACCCAGGGCTTCTACTGCCAGTTGGGCAGCACGACCAATGGGGGTGTCGTCCATCGGGGGCAATGTTTCACGTGAAACATCCTCCCCCACCGATTCGGTTCGGGGACCGGGGACCGGATCGGTCATCGGTCCCGCGATGTTGGCGTCGGACCGCAAGGATTCACTCTCCTCGGCTTCAGGCTCGCGATGAGCAGAGCCTGCCATGCTTTCGGGGTCGTGAACCAGCGAGGTCGGTGGTTCTGTGGGTGAATCCACCTCTGTGGACAACTCCGTAACCCTCGCGAGTGGCTTCACGCGGGGCTTACGGTCCCGGGGCGTGGCAGCCGCGCGGCCGCGGCTGATGATCCCCTGCAGCAGGGAGCGACGTTTCACGTGAAACACCATGCCCCTGCTGCCCGGTCGGAGCCGTTCGACACTCCGAAATGGTACGTATGCGACGCTCAGCGGCGTCGACGGGTCTTGCTCGTCCGGGCTGCCTTGGCTCGCTTGGCCGCGAACCGCACACCACCCGGGCTCTCGCCGACCTCCACCCGCACGACCGTGGACAGCGGATCGACGATCCCCTCACCCACGTGCAGCACCGAGGTCTCCACCACACCGAGCTTGGAGAGTGCGGCGCGA
The sequence above is a segment of the Streptomyces sp. NBC_01255 genome. Coding sequences within it:
- a CDS encoding protein kinase family protein, which gives rise to MAERSTAAVDVADNSGDDPLTAKADKAATDGVAETQKTAATTAEATENKAVERKSGEQPSITAPELHSGHKLARRYRLEECVTRLDGFSSWRAVDEKLRRAVGVHLLPADHPRARSVLAAARSAALLGDPRFVQVLDAVEENDLVYVVHEWLPDSTELTALLATGPMEAHDAYQLVSQVSQAMAAAHREALAHLRLTPSAVLRSSTGQYRIRGLAVNAALRGITAERPQRTDTEAIGALLYAALTQRWPYDSDAYGLSGLPKGVGLLPPDQVRAGVHRGLSEIAMRALANDGATASRQEPPCTTPDELAKAVAAMPRVKPPEPTFPTPPDYQRTTYQQGTYGRPQARPAATQPVMVPPAPLQSRTGTALKWAVSALLIAALGLGSWQIADRLLDQEPTTKTPVTSPTVDEKPKPPKPISIVSAQDFDPPPQGNGTENPQAIQLAYDGDPNTYWHTVNYRGVGFANLKSGVGMVLDLGTAQKISSVDLSFLGSTSVELHTAPSDASSAPSTLDGFTTQASGIGSNVTLKPTEAVTTRYVLVWLTELPANDGGYRGKLAEIKILG
- the sigM gene encoding RNA polymerase sigma factor SigM — protein: MDAPIDETTGDQELLARHVAGDPDAFSELVRRHRDRLWAVALRTLGDREEAADALQDALLSAFRAAHTFRGQSAVTTWLHRITVNACLDRLRKTASRRTSPVDDTDRFEQLLDPHESAEAPMERQDLHRQLLAALAQIPEDQRAALVLVDMQGYPVAEAARILGVPTGTVKSRCARGRSRLLPMVTHLRADTVGNEAVEGGRNRTPGTSVPPVPGPTDTGPTDPAAVKGGGGRA
- a CDS encoding anti-sigma factor, translated to MTSTTGKADTTQHPDVSEISDLTEGLLSPSRSAAVRRHLDGCPLCADVRTSLEEIRGLLGTLPGPPRMPAEIAGRIDAALAAEALLQATAPDSDSPVSRETSRPRTEPVPSGAPSPAERPAGRPKAATGPGRPGKPRRRRIALVSTLGAAFAAAVLGMSLFLSQGGGPTAGSTQGAKLADASAVAPFSGTPVEERVHTLLGEEAGVAKTPQGVGPESMSAESATTASPQRNRDSAVPACVLAGTGRTDAVLAHERGEYQGTPAYLLVLTDPADSTRVQAFVLDASCAERSTSTGSPAADLLLSETYPRS
- the trxB gene encoding thioredoxin-disulfide reductase, producing the protein MSDVRNVIIIGSGPAGYTAALYTARASLNPLVFEGAVTAGGALMNTTEVENFPGFRDGIMGPDLMDNMRAQAERFGAELVPDDVIAVDLTGDIKTVTDTAGTVHRAKAVIVTTGSQHRKLGLPNEDALSGRGVSWCATCDGFFFKDHDIAVVGGGDTAIEEATFLSRFAKSVTIVHRRDTLRASKAMQERAFADPKISFAWDSEVTEIHGEQKLSGLTLRDTKTGATRQLPVTGLFIAVGHDPRTELFKGQLELDDEGYLKVAAPSTRTNLTGVFGAGDVVDHTYRQAITAAGTGCSAALDAERFLAALADSEKLAETPAV
- the trxA gene encoding thioredoxin — encoded protein: MALKTVTDASFEEDVLKSDKPVLVDFWAAWCGPCRQIAPSLEAIAKEHGEQIEIVKLNIDENPGTAAKYGVMSIPTLNVYQGGEVVKTIVGAKPKAAIERDLAPFLESSNG
- a CDS encoding GNAT family N-acetyltransferase; this encodes MGRRLVPLTLDNLPDLPRRCRSCVFWELDPVSGEAAVKAGRPEAEKEAWISAVLLEWGSCGRVVYVDDVPVGYVLYAPPAYVPRSTAFPTSPVAADSVQLMTAWIMPQYQGQGLGRMVVQTVAKDVMRRGFKAIEAFGDARWKEPACVLPAEHLLAVGFKTVRPHHAFPRMRLELRTTLSWKEDVEMALDRLLGAVQKEPALRPL
- a CDS encoding ParB/RepB/Spo0J family partition protein, with amino-acid sequence MSKRPRGLGRGLGALIPAAPQEQKVPAVGIGVGATSPGVASGLSAERGVAAAKLATLPHSSPSPDASASWSEAEEVVLPEIQGGAYFTELPVEAIVPNRHQPREVFDEDALAELVVSIKEVGLLQPVVVRKVDDERYELVMGERRLRASKLAGLERIPAIVRDTDDEKMLLDALLENLHRAQLNAIEEAHAYEQLLKDFGCTHDQLAERIGRSRPQISNTLRLLRLSPPVQRRVAAGVLSAGHARALLGVEDSEAQDQLAYRIVAEGLSVRTVEEIVSLMGSEEPAAVKPKGPRAGGRVSPALTDLASRLSDRFETRVKVDLGQKKGKIVVEFASIDDLDRILSTLAPGEGKVMDHKNTEQSEQG
- a CDS encoding ParA family protein, whose amino-acid sequence is MAGSAHREPEAEESESLRSDANIAGPMTDPVPGPRTESVGEDVSRETLPPMDDTPIGRAAQLAVEALGRAGEGLPRPAQTRVMVVANQKGGVGKTTTTVNLAASLALHGARVLVIDLDPQGNASTALGIDHHAEVPSIYDVLVDSRPLSEVVQPVLDVEGLFCAPATIDLAGAEIELVSLVARESRLQRAIQAYEQPLDYILIDCPPSLGLLTVNAMVAGAEVLIPIQCEYYALEGLGQLLRNVELVRGHLNPELHVSTILLTMYDGRTRLASQVADEVRTHFAEEVLRTSIPRSVRISEAPSYGQTVLTYDPGSSGALSYLEAAREIALRGAALHYDPQHAHTGHQNNQRSMSEGIQ